One window from the genome of Acuticoccus sp. I52.16.1 encodes:
- a CDS encoding HK97 family phage prohead protease encodes MLWGASLGALELRSEGGATRLRATFPYDTQTELAPGRHEVVASRAFAERIEAGEDVHLLSQHDYSHPLASRSAGTLHLTDGDDALRIEATLDDGTSWARDFLAAHRSGLIRGLSPGFRVARDGERIERRGSDVLRTITRAALFEISAVTRPAYPAAQIEARAWNATAPAKGVSAAYRWRA; translated from the coding sequence ATGCTTTGGGGGGCGTCTCTCGGCGCGCTGGAACTGCGCAGCGAGGGCGGGGCAACCCGGCTTCGGGCGACGTTCCCCTATGACACGCAAACCGAGCTGGCACCGGGGCGGCATGAAGTTGTCGCCTCGCGGGCCTTCGCGGAACGGATTGAGGCGGGTGAGGACGTTCACCTTCTCTCGCAGCATGACTATTCGCATCCGCTGGCCTCACGGTCAGCGGGCACGCTTCACCTGACAGACGGCGACGACGCGTTGCGGATCGAAGCGACGCTGGACGATGGCACGAGCTGGGCGCGTGACTTCCTCGCTGCTCATCGCTCCGGCCTCATTCGGGGCCTGTCGCCCGGCTTCCGTGTCGCGCGGGACGGGGAGCGGATCGAGCGGCGCGGTTCGGACGTGCTGCGGACGATCACCCGAGCGGCACTGTTCGAGATCAGCGCCGTCACCCGCCCGGCCTACCCGGCGGCACAGATCGAAGCGCGGGCCTGGAACGCAACTGCCCCCGCCAAGGGCGTTTCAGCCGCCTACCGGTGGAGGGCGTGA
- a CDS encoding phage major capsid protein: MLESVKISRRQSEIRQNLAELVGKETTNEAELRSMETLDTEYRNNEVRYRAALVSEDTERREAGAELETREGRQFADLVGAFEVRQVVAALDHGHQISGQTAEVIQEMRAQGAYTGMPIPLEALEVRNTVSGDLVEPKQTRGIFDRLFPTSVASRLGVSSVNIDHGTVEYPIATQGAVAGWAASEGADVTGPTAFQTTEATLSPDHTLGARMAVSRKSLKQVGGGLETAIRRDMAAAIGAELDRAILVGSGASGQPTGIVTAALNTGTWADYWSTVKAEIVEFMDANAISDPGQVRMAMTPAMWSALDDAVWDAGSGITEWDRLARHIGAGNIARATQLTAGTAVLTVTAGGLAPAYLGMWGGVDLIRDPYSDAASGGLRLTGLLTVDLAVPRQEQVRVLEPGS, translated from the coding sequence ATGCTTGAATCCGTCAAGATCTCGCGGCGTCAGAGCGAGATCCGTCAGAACCTCGCCGAGCTTGTGGGCAAGGAAACCACGAACGAGGCCGAGCTTCGGTCCATGGAAACGCTGGACACCGAATATCGCAACAACGAGGTGCGCTATCGCGCGGCGCTCGTCAGCGAAGACACCGAGCGTCGTGAGGCCGGCGCCGAGCTGGAGACCCGCGAGGGCCGACAGTTTGCCGACCTCGTGGGAGCATTCGAGGTGCGCCAGGTGGTGGCTGCTCTCGACCACGGGCATCAGATCAGCGGCCAGACGGCCGAGGTAATCCAGGAGATGCGAGCTCAGGGTGCCTACACCGGCATGCCGATCCCGCTGGAAGCCCTGGAGGTGCGTAACACCGTCTCCGGCGACCTTGTGGAGCCGAAGCAGACCCGAGGCATCTTCGACAGACTGTTTCCGACTTCGGTGGCCTCCCGCCTCGGCGTGTCGTCGGTGAATATCGACCACGGCACCGTCGAGTATCCGATCGCCACGCAGGGGGCCGTGGCCGGCTGGGCGGCTTCGGAAGGCGCAGACGTCACCGGGCCGACCGCGTTCCAGACGACCGAGGCGACGCTTTCGCCCGACCACACCCTCGGCGCTCGCATGGCGGTTTCGCGCAAGTCGCTGAAACAGGTGGGCGGCGGTCTCGAAACAGCCATCCGCCGGGACATGGCAGCGGCAATCGGCGCCGAGCTGGACCGCGCTATTCTGGTGGGTTCCGGCGCCTCCGGCCAGCCGACCGGCATCGTCACCGCCGCGCTCAATACCGGAACGTGGGCTGACTACTGGAGCACGGTCAAAGCCGAGATCGTCGAGTTCATGGATGCCAACGCGATCAGCGATCCGGGGCAGGTGCGGATGGCGATGACCCCGGCCATGTGGTCCGCGCTGGATGATGCCGTGTGGGACGCCGGTTCAGGCATTACCGAGTGGGACCGGTTGGCCCGCCACATTGGGGCAGGCAACATCGCCCGCGCGACGCAACTGACCGCCGGAACGGCTGTTCTGACCGTCACCGCCGGTGGCCTCGCTCCGGCCTACCTCGGCATGTGGGGTGGCGTGGACCTGATCCGCGATCCCTACAGCGACGCGGCGTCCGGTGGCCTGCGCCTCACCGGCCTGCTCACGGTTGATCTCGCCGTGCCGCGCCAGGAGCAGGTGCGCGTGCTCGAACCGGGCTCCTAA
- a CDS encoding HNH endonuclease: MTRDADYRRHSKAVTRGARWAALRLEALRRDGFECVACGHRGRLEVDHILPVRDRPDLAHDLTNLQSLCGGCHASKTAREVGFAPLPPERKAWRDLLTKGAINA; this comes from the coding sequence ATGACGCGCGATGCGGACTATCGGCGACACAGTAAAGCCGTGACTCGTGGCGCCCGGTGGGCGGCGCTGCGGCTGGAGGCGCTGCGGCGCGACGGCTTCGAGTGCGTCGCATGCGGCCACCGCGGCCGCCTTGAGGTGGATCACATCCTGCCGGTGCGGGACCGTCCCGACCTCGCCCACGACCTGACCAACCTTCAATCGCTCTGTGGCGGCTGCCACGCGAGCAAAACCGCAAGGGAGGTGGGATTCGCGCCCTTGCCGCCCGAACGCAAGGCATGGCGCGATCTTCTCACCAAGGGAGCAATCAATGCTTGA
- a CDS encoding terminase large subunit domain-containing protein, whose protein sequence is MVRASKDAMAALQFLPTLTVPEGRAAGKRLKLASYQKDFVRGAFAKDVAVGLLSIGRGNAKTALAAGLALGHLVGEIAPQPKREIIFAARNRDQARTAFNFLVGFIEGLPEEDQEQFTIRRGSKLEVETAGNGGGLARVIAADGKSILGGAPTLAILDERAAWEREKGDNLENAILSGLGKRDGRALIISTSAPDDTNTFSRWLDEPPPGSYVQEHRPEPGLPPDDLESLLVANPGAREGIGSTPDWLQAQAWRAIARGGSALSSFRNLNRNERVASDDRSVLVTVDEWLAAEIAPADLPKREGPVVLGVDLGGSRSMSAAALFWPTTGRLETLAAFPTQPGLSDRGASDGVSGRYVEMADRGELVTMGATTVPVGRFLSDVVARLDGQAPAAVVGDRFRHAEFVEALRAAGLERVPCVWRGMGWRDGSEDVERFRRALFEGKVRCLPSLLLRSAFADAITVVDPAGNHKLAKGRSTGRIDAAAAAVIAVAQGVRMSGHSNAKGRFAWS, encoded by the coding sequence ATGGTGCGCGCCTCCAAGGATGCCATGGCGGCGCTGCAGTTCCTGCCGACGCTCACGGTTCCCGAGGGACGCGCGGCTGGTAAGCGGCTGAAGCTGGCGAGCTACCAGAAGGACTTCGTGCGGGGCGCCTTCGCCAAAGACGTGGCGGTTGGCCTGCTGTCGATCGGTCGAGGCAATGCGAAAACGGCGCTCGCGGCCGGCCTCGCCCTAGGACACCTCGTCGGCGAGATCGCTCCACAGCCCAAGCGTGAAATCATCTTCGCAGCCCGAAACCGAGATCAGGCGCGGACCGCATTCAACTTCCTGGTCGGATTCATAGAGGGGCTACCCGAGGAGGATCAGGAACAGTTCACCATCCGCCGCGGCTCCAAGCTGGAGGTGGAGACGGCGGGGAACGGTGGCGGGCTGGCCCGCGTCATCGCGGCTGACGGCAAGTCGATCCTTGGCGGTGCTCCGACGCTGGCAATCCTCGATGAGCGCGCTGCCTGGGAGCGCGAGAAGGGCGACAATCTCGAAAACGCGATCCTGTCCGGCCTCGGCAAGCGCGACGGTCGGGCGCTAATCATCAGCACTAGCGCACCGGATGACACGAACACGTTTTCCCGCTGGCTGGATGAGCCTCCGCCGGGTTCATATGTTCAAGAACACCGCCCCGAGCCGGGTCTGCCGCCCGACGATCTCGAAAGCCTGCTGGTGGCGAACCCCGGCGCCCGCGAAGGCATCGGCTCTACACCCGACTGGCTCCAGGCACAGGCGTGGCGCGCTATCGCCCGCGGCGGCTCGGCGCTTTCATCATTCCGCAATCTGAACCGAAACGAGCGCGTCGCAAGCGATGACCGATCGGTGCTGGTCACGGTCGATGAATGGCTCGCTGCCGAAATAGCGCCGGCCGATCTTCCCAAGCGCGAGGGGCCTGTGGTGCTGGGTGTGGACCTTGGCGGCTCGCGTTCCATGAGTGCGGCGGCGCTGTTCTGGCCGACGACGGGCAGGCTCGAAACCCTCGCCGCGTTTCCGACGCAACCGGGCCTCTCGGATCGCGGCGCGTCGGATGGTGTGTCCGGGCGCTACGTCGAGATGGCCGACCGGGGCGAGCTGGTGACGATGGGCGCGACCACGGTGCCGGTGGGCCGGTTCCTGTCGGACGTGGTGGCGCGTCTCGACGGGCAGGCGCCGGCCGCGGTCGTGGGTGACAGGTTCCGACACGCCGAGTTCGTGGAGGCGCTACGGGCGGCCGGGCTGGAGCGTGTGCCGTGCGTCTGGCGTGGCATGGGTTGGCGGGATGGCTCTGAGGATGTGGAGCGGTTCCGGCGGGCGCTGTTCGAGGGGAAGGTTCGCTGCCTGCCCTCCCTGCTGCTGCGCTCGGCATTCGCAGACGCCATCACCGTCGTGGACCCGGCAGGCAATCACAAACTGGCCAAGGGCCGATCGACCGGCCGCATCGATGCGGCGGCGGCAGCCGTCATCGCCGTCGCCCAAGGGGTGCGAATGTCCGGGCACTCCAACGCCAAGGGGAGGTTCGCATGGTCGTAA
- a CDS encoding helix-turn-helix domain-containing protein: MQDPLADTHVTMLSRPPSSGPGSGKDAWRAYAVAMSDGNEYLWSLLEHQSAAIRELTAEVELLRTQIATRKPKGGRPRTPDQTVRRIEASLAEGLSVREAAARHGVSPMTVARIGQRAKARAQSGERGLKASDEG, translated from the coding sequence ATGCAGGACCCACTGGCCGACACACATGTCACGATGCTGTCGCGCCCACCCTCATCGGGGCCGGGTAGCGGCAAAGATGCGTGGCGCGCTTACGCGGTGGCGATGTCTGACGGCAACGAATACCTGTGGTCGCTGCTAGAGCATCAGTCGGCAGCGATCCGTGAGTTGACGGCTGAAGTTGAGTTGTTGCGGACACAGATTGCGACGCGCAAGCCGAAGGGTGGCCGGCCACGGACGCCGGACCAGACGGTGCGTCGCATCGAGGCGTCACTCGCCGAGGGGCTTAGCGTGCGTGAAGCGGCGGCCCGGCATGGGGTGTCGCCCATGACGGTCGCTCGCATCGGGCAGCGGGCCAAGGCGCGAGCGCAGTCGGGCGAACGTGGGTTGAAAGCATCGGATGAGGGGTAA
- a CDS encoding helix-turn-helix domain-containing protein: MVRTMMEEPAWRALSTTAQALYPWLKLEWRGKDYNNNGKIRLSTRQAAERLGVTQQTARLAFHDLQAKGFVIVTEHARLGVEGVACSPAFELTELKMPASEKQDGRKLYRDWREGRDYPVHVTNANNPQGRNGRKRVGNVVKLKPKEKP, encoded by the coding sequence ATGGTGCGGACGATGATGGAGGAGCCTGCTTGGCGGGCTCTTTCCACGACAGCGCAGGCTCTCTACCCGTGGCTCAAGCTGGAGTGGAGGGGGAAAGACTACAACAACAACGGCAAGATCAGGCTATCGACCCGACAGGCGGCCGAACGGCTTGGCGTCACGCAGCAGACCGCACGGCTCGCCTTCCATGACCTTCAGGCGAAAGGCTTCGTTATCGTTACCGAACACGCGCGCCTGGGGGTAGAGGGTGTGGCGTGTTCACCCGCATTCGAACTCACCGAGCTGAAGATGCCGGCGAGCGAGAAGCAGGACGGGCGCAAGCTGTACCGCGACTGGCGAGAAGGCCGCGATTATCCGGTGCATGTGACAAACGCCAACAACCCGCAGGGGCGTAACGGCCGGAAGCGTGTCGGCAACGTCGTGAAGCTCAAGCCCAAGGAAAAACCCTGA
- a CDS encoding AlpA family transcriptional regulator, with protein sequence MKASRLYEVMTMKNTEDTNGSREVEPAYFTVDEAGRYTRTSRQFLDKLRHTGGGPEYLRLSPRAIRYEKAALDAWMQARRCSAVADYREVA encoded by the coding sequence ATGAAGGCATCACGTCTTTACGAGGTGATGACCATGAAGAACACAGAAGACACGAACGGCTCGCGCGAGGTAGAGCCGGCCTATTTCACGGTTGACGAGGCGGGGCGCTACACTCGCACCAGTCGCCAGTTCCTCGATAAGCTTCGCCACACCGGCGGCGGGCCGGAATACCTCCGCCTCTCGCCCCGCGCCATCCGCTACGAAAAAGCTGCCCTCGACGCCTGGATGCAGGCGCGCCGCTGTTCGGCGGTGGCCGACTATCGCGAGGTGGCGTGA
- a CDS encoding site-specific integrase, whose product MAVFTNNFLKGLKPGAQSYEERDGGCPGLVIRVGQRGKKVFEVVVSEGKRRRRVRLGTFPDTSLATARRLAADAKAAPTEHVGGRRVADLWDAYAAERKDVLRSWKDVEMVWRQWAEPQLGNVRIEDLTLHHGARLVERVARESSPNRARKVIRYISPMLTFAAGRGMIPGNPWAGLSLPDGSEARDRVLTRKEWDALAEWAREEAYPWGPFVLALMATAQRLSDVSEMRWSEIDGDVWTIPAGRHKSKQKHEVPLPAPVASLLDNLTRHDDFVFSTHAGKSIWPGSKLVERIQAATETAGWRYHDIRRTGATMMSEAGVPRFIIERVLGHTDRTVTAVYDRHTYRAEKRDALARLAATVTRP is encoded by the coding sequence ATGGCGGTTTTCACGAACAACTTTCTGAAGGGGCTGAAGCCGGGCGCACAGTCGTATGAGGAGCGCGACGGCGGCTGCCCCGGCCTTGTCATCCGCGTGGGGCAACGCGGAAAGAAGGTGTTCGAGGTTGTCGTCAGCGAGGGCAAGCGGCGTCGCCGCGTTCGGCTTGGCACATTCCCAGACACCAGTCTCGCTACGGCGCGCCGGCTCGCAGCCGATGCCAAGGCGGCGCCAACCGAGCATGTGGGCGGCCGGCGCGTGGCTGACCTATGGGACGCTTATGCGGCCGAGCGAAAGGACGTCCTGCGCTCATGGAAGGACGTCGAGATGGTTTGGCGCCAGTGGGCCGAGCCGCAGCTAGGCAATGTCCGCATCGAAGACCTAACCTTGCACCATGGCGCCCGGCTGGTTGAGCGCGTGGCGCGTGAAAGCTCGCCGAACCGAGCGCGCAAGGTGATCCGCTACATCTCGCCGATGCTGACGTTCGCGGCCGGGCGCGGCATGATCCCCGGCAATCCATGGGCGGGGCTAAGCCTGCCTGACGGCAGCGAGGCGCGCGACCGCGTGCTGACGCGCAAGGAGTGGGACGCGCTCGCCGAGTGGGCGAGGGAGGAGGCGTATCCGTGGGGGCCGTTCGTGCTCGCCCTCATGGCCACGGCGCAGCGCCTAAGCGACGTGTCCGAAATGCGCTGGTCGGAGATTGACGGCGACGTTTGGACGATCCCCGCCGGCCGACACAAATCGAAGCAGAAGCACGAGGTGCCGTTGCCGGCACCTGTCGCCTCGCTGCTGGACAATCTTACCCGCCACGACGACTTCGTGTTCTCGACGCATGCCGGCAAGTCGATATGGCCGGGCTCGAAACTTGTTGAACGCATTCAGGCTGCGACCGAAACAGCGGGTTGGCGCTATCACGACATTCGGCGGACGGGTGCCACCATGATGTCGGAGGCCGGCGTGCCTCGGTTCATCATCGAGCGCGTGCTGGGTCACACCGACCGGACTGTGACGGCCGTTTATGATCGGCACACCTACCGCGCCGAGAAGCGGGACGCGCTGGCGCGCCTCGCCGCAACCGTGACCCGGCCATGA
- a CDS encoding aldehyde dehydrogenase family protein, whose product MTVLTCISPIDGSVVATRDTLPVDAARALVARTRAAQAAWAARPLQERARLVMAGVAAIGAMNDEIVPELARMMGRPVRYGGEFRGFEERAGYMAGIAADALADIEIGDDASFRRIIKRVPHGVVLVVAPWNYPYMTAINALAPALIAGNAVVLKHATQTLLVGERLAAAFHAAGVPEAVFQNVFVSHDTIGTLIGERAFDFVNFTGSVGGGKAIETAAAGTFTALGLELGGKDPGYVMEDADLDAAADTLIDGAMFNSGQCCCGIERIYVHESRFDAFLEKAVAIVRGTRLGDPLDPETTIGPMAHVRFAQTVRQQIDAAVAAGATAHIETLPGDDGGAYLSPQILTDVTHDMAVMREESFGPVVGIMPVSGDEEAIRLMNDSRYGLTASLWTADIDRATRIGDRIETGTVFMNRADYLDPSLCWTGCKDTGRGGSLSAIGYHNLTRPKSYHLKKTTR is encoded by the coding sequence ATGACTGTCCTGACGTGCATCTCTCCCATCGACGGCTCGGTCGTCGCGACCCGTGACACGCTGCCGGTCGACGCGGCGCGCGCCCTGGTCGCCCGCACCCGTGCCGCGCAGGCCGCCTGGGCCGCCCGCCCGCTTCAGGAGCGCGCCCGCCTGGTGATGGCCGGCGTCGCCGCGATCGGCGCCATGAACGACGAGATCGTCCCCGAGCTGGCGCGCATGATGGGCCGCCCCGTGCGCTACGGCGGCGAGTTTCGCGGGTTCGAGGAGCGCGCCGGCTACATGGCCGGCATCGCCGCCGACGCCCTCGCCGACATCGAAATCGGCGACGACGCTTCCTTCCGGCGCATCATCAAGCGTGTGCCGCACGGTGTCGTCCTCGTCGTCGCGCCGTGGAACTACCCCTATATGACCGCGATCAACGCGCTGGCCCCGGCGCTGATCGCCGGCAACGCGGTGGTCCTCAAGCACGCCACGCAGACGCTCCTGGTGGGCGAGCGCCTCGCCGCCGCCTTCCACGCCGCGGGCGTGCCGGAGGCGGTGTTCCAGAACGTCTTCGTCTCACACGACACGATCGGCACGCTGATCGGCGAGCGCGCGTTCGACTTCGTCAATTTCACCGGCTCCGTCGGCGGCGGCAAGGCGATCGAGACCGCGGCGGCGGGCACGTTCACCGCCCTGGGCCTGGAGCTGGGCGGCAAGGATCCCGGCTACGTGATGGAGGATGCCGATCTCGACGCCGCGGCCGACACGCTGATCGACGGTGCGATGTTCAACTCCGGCCAGTGCTGCTGCGGGATCGAGCGCATCTACGTCCACGAGAGCCGGTTCGACGCCTTCCTGGAAAAGGCCGTCGCCATTGTGCGCGGCACCCGTCTCGGCGACCCGCTCGACCCGGAGACGACGATCGGGCCGATGGCGCACGTGCGCTTCGCCCAGACCGTGCGTCAGCAGATCGACGCGGCGGTGGCCGCCGGCGCGACGGCGCACATCGAAACGCTTCCCGGCGACGACGGCGGCGCGTACCTGTCGCCGCAGATCCTGACCGACGTGACGCACGACATGGCGGTGATGCGCGAGGAATCCTTCGGCCCCGTCGTCGGCATCATGCCGGTGTCGGGCGACGAGGAGGCCATCCGCCTGATGAACGACAGCCGATATGGCCTGACGGCGTCGCTCTGGACCGCCGACATCGACCGCGCGACGCGCATCGGCGACCGGATCGAGACGGGCACGGTGTTCATGAACCGGGCCGACTATCTCGATCCGTCGCTGTGCTGGACCGGGTGCAAGGACACCGGCCGGGGCGGCTCGCTCTCCGCCATCGGCTACCACAACCTCACCCGCCCGAAGTCCTACCACCTGAAGAAGACGACGCGCTGA
- a CDS encoding YrhK family protein, translated as MPHLFVNRPRVYDLLANEPQQVRKRYRWEALNAFLYKLGGLLFIVGSILFFPALAAWANLGAWTFFAGSILYLVVTAHDLAEVVQDWRSDIGPHTIWERFEFWAASVYLVGTLLFLVGSIFFLSWVDWEIAGAWCFVVGSLLFVLGASINVLQITRATELVTLQLMNLTAVTFVTGSVLFTVASIPYLWQVENAADQRLIDGFLAWQYLVGSALFLLGGIFNSWRAYVVVRRELEQRRRMHHGAAPEVAG; from the coding sequence ATGCCTCATCTCTTCGTCAACCGGCCGCGCGTCTACGATCTCCTGGCGAACGAACCGCAGCAGGTGCGCAAGCGCTATCGCTGGGAGGCGCTCAACGCCTTCCTCTACAAGCTCGGCGGGCTGCTCTTCATCGTCGGCAGCATCCTCTTCTTCCCCGCGCTCGCCGCCTGGGCCAACCTCGGCGCCTGGACCTTCTTCGCCGGCTCCATCCTCTACCTCGTCGTCACCGCGCACGACCTCGCCGAGGTCGTCCAGGACTGGCGGTCCGACATCGGCCCGCACACCATCTGGGAGCGGTTCGAGTTCTGGGCGGCGAGCGTCTACCTCGTCGGCACGTTGCTCTTCCTCGTCGGCAGCATCTTCTTCCTCTCCTGGGTGGACTGGGAGATCGCCGGGGCGTGGTGCTTCGTGGTCGGCAGCCTGCTCTTCGTGCTGGGCGCATCCATCAATGTATTGCAGATCACGCGCGCCACCGAGCTGGTGACCCTCCAACTCATGAATCTCACCGCGGTCACGTTCGTAACCGGCTCGGTGCTCTTCACCGTCGCCTCGATCCCCTATTTGTGGCAGGTCGAGAATGCGGCGGACCAGCGCCTGATCGACGGTTTCCTCGCCTGGCAATATCTCGTCGGCAGCGCGCTCTTCCTGCTGGGCGGGATCTTCAACTCATGGCGGGCCTACGTGGTGGTGCGCCGCGAGCTGGAGCAGCGGCGCCGGATGCACCATGGCGCCGCCCCCGAGGTCGCCGGCTGA
- a CDS encoding formate--tetrahydrofolate ligase, whose translation MAPKSDIEIARAAKKRPIMEIGETLGIPADGLIPYGHDKAKIAADFIASLEGRPDGKLILVTAINPTPAGEGKTTTTVGLGDGLNRIGKRAITCIREASLGPNFGLKGGAAGGGYAQVVPMEDMNLHFTGDFHAIGAAHNLLAAMIDNHVYWGNDLGIDVRRITWRRVVDMNDRALRTVTAGLGGVANGFPREAGFDITVASEVMAILCLAGDIRDLQRRLGDMIVAYRRDRSPVTCRDLKADGAMAVLLKDAILPNLVQTLENNPAFVHGGPFANIAHGCNSVIATRTALKMADFVVTEAGFGADLGAQKFFDIKCRKAGLKPDAVVLVATVRALKMNGGVEKADLGEENVAAVTAGCANLKRHMDNIRRYNVPVVVAINHFTGDTAGEIEAVKAFVAGEAAEAIVCRHWAEGSAGIEPLAHRVAELATSGAADFQPLYPDAMPLWEKIEATAHKIYHAGEVTTSRAVREQLAQWEAAGYGDLPICVAKTQYSFSADPSLRGAPTGHTLPVREVRLSAGAGFVVAICGDIMTMPGLPASPAAERIGLDADGNVEGLF comes from the coding sequence ATGGCGCCAAAAAGTGATATCGAGATCGCCCGCGCGGCAAAGAAGCGTCCCATCATGGAGATCGGCGAGACGCTCGGCATTCCGGCCGACGGGCTGATCCCCTACGGGCACGACAAGGCCAAGATCGCCGCCGACTTCATCGCTTCGCTGGAGGGGCGGCCGGACGGCAAGCTGATCCTCGTCACCGCCATCAACCCGACCCCGGCGGGCGAGGGCAAGACCACCACCACGGTCGGCCTGGGCGACGGTCTCAATCGCATCGGCAAGCGCGCCATCACCTGCATCCGCGAGGCGTCCCTCGGCCCCAACTTCGGCCTCAAGGGCGGTGCGGCGGGCGGCGGTTACGCCCAGGTTGTGCCGATGGAGGACATGAACCTCCACTTCACCGGCGACTTCCACGCCATAGGCGCCGCGCACAACCTGCTCGCCGCGATGATCGACAATCACGTCTACTGGGGCAACGACCTCGGCATCGACGTGCGCCGCATCACCTGGCGCCGTGTGGTCGACATGAACGACCGCGCGCTGCGCACCGTGACCGCGGGCCTGGGCGGCGTCGCCAACGGCTTCCCGCGCGAGGCGGGGTTCGACATCACCGTCGCCTCCGAGGTGATGGCCATCTTGTGCCTCGCCGGCGACATCCGCGACCTGCAACGGCGCCTGGGCGACATGATCGTCGCCTACCGGCGCGACCGCTCGCCCGTCACCTGCCGCGACCTGAAGGCCGACGGCGCGATGGCGGTGCTCCTGAAGGACGCGATCCTGCCCAACCTGGTGCAGACGCTGGAGAACAACCCCGCCTTCGTCCACGGCGGGCCGTTCGCCAACATCGCGCACGGCTGCAACTCCGTCATCGCCACCCGAACGGCGCTGAAGATGGCCGACTTCGTGGTCACGGAAGCGGGTTTCGGCGCCGACCTCGGCGCGCAGAAGTTCTTCGACATCAAGTGCCGCAAGGCCGGGCTGAAGCCCGATGCGGTGGTGCTGGTCGCCACCGTGCGCGCGCTGAAGATGAACGGCGGCGTCGAGAAGGCGGACCTCGGCGAAGAGAACGTCGCCGCGGTGACGGCCGGTTGCGCCAACCTCAAGCGCCACATGGACAATATCCGCCGCTACAACGTCCCCGTCGTGGTCGCCATCAACCACTTCACCGGCGACACCGCGGGCGAGATCGAGGCGGTGAAGGCCTTCGTCGCCGGTGAGGCGGCGGAGGCGATCGTCTGCCGCCACTGGGCCGAGGGGAGCGCCGGGATCGAGCCGCTGGCGCACCGCGTCGCCGAACTCGCCACCTCCGGCGCAGCCGACTTCCAGCCGCTCTATCCCGACGCGATGCCGCTGTGGGAGAAGATCGAGGCGACGGCGCACAAGATCTATCACGCCGGCGAAGTGACGACGTCGCGCGCCGTGCGCGAGCAACTCGCCCAGTGGGAGGCGGCGGGCTACGGCGACCTGCCGATCTGCGTCGCCAAGACCCAATATTCCTTCAGTGCCGATCCGTCGCTGCGCGGTGCGCCGACCGGCCACACGCTGCCGGTGCGCGAGGTGCGGCTCTCGGCCGGCGCCGGCTTCGTGGTCGCGATCTGCGGTGACATCATGACGATGCCGGGCCTGCCCGCGTCGCCCGCCGCCGAACGCATCGGCCTCGACGCCGACGGCAACGTCGAAGGGCTCTTCTAG
- a CDS encoding GntR family transcriptional regulator gives MSSQWTRRTTTLRGKHPTEDIIYGRLVDAIIEKHLRPGEHLNENKLAEAHGVPRSRVRRVLERLRDENVVTFELHRGAFISRPTVEEAHHVYEARRETELTVVRLACARATPDDVTRLETHLQREDAAFRNEDPNFNKVSGDFHYLLAEMARNPVFEKLLGSLIRQWVLIQSVYERKGGAALCLTHEHRSIVAAIAANRPEEAVAELAHHFDHILAALDLSDDRRSEIDIYDVSELTSG, from the coding sequence ATGTCATCGCAATGGACTCGCCGGACGACGACCCTTCGGGGGAAGCACCCGACCGAAGACATCATCTACGGCCGGCTCGTCGACGCGATCATCGAGAAGCACCTGCGCCCCGGCGAGCACCTCAACGAGAACAAGCTCGCCGAGGCGCACGGCGTCCCGCGTTCGCGCGTGCGCCGCGTGCTGGAGCGGCTGCGCGACGAGAACGTCGTCACCTTCGAGCTGCACCGCGGCGCGTTCATCTCCCGCCCCACGGTGGAGGAGGCGCACCACGTCTACGAGGCGAGGCGGGAGACGGAGCTGACCGTCGTGCGCCTGGCCTGCGCCCGCGCCACGCCCGACGACGTCACCCGCCTGGAGACGCACCTTCAGCGTGAGGACGCCGCCTTCCGCAACGAGGACCCCAACTTCAACAAGGTCTCCGGCGACTTCCACTATCTGCTGGCCGAGATGGCGCGCAATCCGGTGTTCGAGAAGCTGCTCGGCAGCCTCATCCGCCAGTGGGTGCTGATCCAGTCGGTCTACGAACGCAAAGGCGGGGCGGCGCTGTGCCTGACGCACGAGCATCGCAGCATCGTCGCGGCCATCGCCGCCAACCGGCCGGAGGAGGCGGTCGCCGAGTTGGCCCACCACTTCGACCACATCCTCGCCGCGCTCGACCTCTCCGACGACCGTCGCTCCGAGATCGACATCTACGACGTCTCCGAACTCACCTCCGGATGA